Proteins encoded within one genomic window of Oryza glaberrima chromosome 12, OglaRS2, whole genome shotgun sequence:
- the LOC127757994 gene encoding uncharacterized protein LOC127757994: MLGLAIPNRPPLGTALGEKIEAIVSGLILQLYYAMTGISTDVWHMHWGCSSSCSSPGSGSSSASWCRRPYYLEIPLHDAVSLSLFMNSKGIVEVITFNFFLTNKLIGKNTFSILICLSVAITAVLVPVAITFRILVVVALLSQGPPPPALVTASAPRPAWGSSTASARRRVASGSRQRPPPRRRQGPSPVAASQPPDSAVGEGRRPRAYDEEEEPAVAAVSHRASPRATTEEEHTAHRVSPLTRSASASVAGHRRPRAPSAAHNWLRPRAPPVLTSPPPCSFAASASTPMS, from the exons ATGCTGGGGCTGGCCATCCCCAATAGGCCGCCGCTCGGCACGGCGCTCGGTGAGAAGATCGAGGCGATAGTGTCCGGCCTGATCCTGCAGCTCTACTACGCCATGACCGGGATCAGCACCGACGTGTGGCACATGCACTGGGGCTGCAGCTCGTCATGTTCCTCGCCTGGGTCGGGAAGCTCGTCGGCGTCATGGTGTCGCCGACCTTACTACCTTGAGATCCCCCTCCACGACGCCGTCTCGCTCAGCCTCTTCATGAACTCCAAGGGCATCGTCGAGGTCATCACCTTCAACTTCTTCTTGACCAACAAG CTCATCGGCAAGAACACGTTCAGCATCCTGATATGCTTGTCAGTGGCCATCACGGCGGTGTTGGTGCCGGTGGCCATCACGTTCAgaatcctcgtcgtcgtcgccttgTTGTCTCagggtcctccgccgccggcgcttgTTACCGCGTCCGCCCCTAGGCCCGCCTGGGGGTCCTCCACCGccagcgcccgccgccgcgtcgcctccGGTAGCCGCCAGCGCCCtccaccgcgtcgccgccaAGGCCCGTCTCCGGTAGCCGCTAGTCAGCCGCCAGATTCGGCGgtcggggaggggaggagaccgCGCGcctacgacgaggaggaggagcccgcggtGGCAGCGGTGTCCCACCGCGCGTCCCCGCGCGCCACCACCGAGGAGGAGCACACCGCCCACCGCGTGTCCCCGCTCACCCggtcggcctccgcctccgtcgccggccaccgtcgtcctcgggccccctccgccgcccacAACTGGCtccgcccccgcgcgccgcccgtcctcacctcaccgccgccatgctccttcgccgcctccgcctccacgccgaTGTCCTGA